In Hermetia illucens chromosome 1, iHerIll2.2.curated.20191125, whole genome shotgun sequence, one genomic interval encodes:
- the LOC119650643 gene encoding probable cytochrome P450 6a13 has translation MAVIIYLVSAVVIIITYVYISFKKSYRLWSSLNVPYLEPSFPFGNLKDITKSRHFIYITRDLYEKLKGKRDYAGIWSFKSPMLFVTSADFAKDVLVRDFATFADRGVYSNPKHDPLSGNLFFLEGPDWKSLRSKLSPAFTSGKMKTMFHTVTAVADELTSYMEEQKIVGTEVDMKNLMARFTIDVISSCVFGLEGKSIKEPNSEFLRIGLNAIKLGKLRQFLTFVAMIMREQARSLGFRMFNEETTDFFTNMVHETIAFRRENNYHRNDLMQILIEHLKLVEEDDSNDSGLTIDEVVANSFIFFFAGFETSSTTLTVALYHLAKNPNIQKQARAEISTVLSKHDNKLSYEGLAEMELLERILLETLRLFPPVGTVHRVSNQDYTLPNGGVVPKGTFLVLPVYAMHHDKDVFPEPERFDPERFTEEEKSKRHPFAFLPFGEGPRICIGARFAMMQTKIALVKLLSNYLVITCDNTPTTLEVDESSLTVVPKDSVWLKFEKV, from the exons ATGGCGGTAATAATCTACCTGGTTTCGGCAGTGGTGATTATTATCACGTATGTGTATATCAGTTTTAAAAAATCGTATCGACTGTGGTCTTCTCTAAATGTTCCATATTTGGAGCCCAGTTTCCCATTCGGGAATCTAAAAGATATCACCAAGTCTCGCCACTTTATCTACATTACCCGTGACTTATATGAGAAACTGAAAGGAAAACGAGACTATGCAGGAATCTGGTCTTTTAAATCACCCATGCTATTCGTCACTAGTGCGGATTTTGCAAAAGATGTCCTAGTACGAGACTTCGCCACGTTTGCGGACCGCGGagtctattcaaatccaaagcatGATCCTTTGTCTGGAAACTTATTTTTCCTGGAAGGACCAGATTGGAAATCTCTTAGATCAAAATTGAGCCCGGCCTTTACTTCAGGCAAAATGAAGACCATGTTCCATACCGTAACAGCAGTCGCAGATGAACTAACTTCCTACATGGaagaacaaaaaattgtagGCACAGAAGTAGACATGAAAAACCTCATGGCACGTTTCACGATTGATGTTATCAGTTCCTGTGTATTTGGTCTGGAAGGAAAAAGCATAAAGGAGCCCAATTCGGAATTTCTCAGGATTGGCCTGAACGCCATAAAACTGGGAAAACTTCGACAATTTCTTACATTCGTAGCCATGATAATGCGAGAACAAGCTCGCTCATTAGGATTTCGTATGTTCAACGAAGAAACCACCGATTTTTTCACGAATATGGTTCACGAAACAATTGCATTCCGACGAGAGAATAACTACCATCGTAACGACTTAATGCAAATCTTGATCGAACACTTGAAGTTAGTGGAAGAAGATGATAGTAACGACAGCGGATTGACTATTGATGAAGTAGTTGCTAATTCTTTTATATTCTTCTTCGCTGGATTTGAGACTAGTTCTACGACACTCACAGTAGCGCTTTATCACCTGGCGAAGAATCCAAATATCCAGAAGCAAGCGCGTGCAGAAATCTCAACAGTTCTATCCAAGCACGATAATAAACTTTCTTATGAGGGACTAGCTGAAATGGAGCTATTGGAGCGTATATTATTAG AAACTCTTCGACTATTCCCCCCAGTCGGAACAGTACATCGGGTTTCCAACCAAGACTATACTCTTCCAAATGGTGGCGTTGTTCCAAAGGGAACTTTCCTAGTTCTACCAGTCTACGCAATGCACCACGATAAGGACGTTTTCCCGGAACCAGAACGATTTGATCCAGAACGTTTCACGGAAGAGGAGAAATCGAAACGACATCCATTCGCCTTCCTTCCATTCGGCGAAGGACCGAGAATCTGCATTGGCGCTAGATTTGCAATGATGCAAACAAAAATTGCATTAGTGAAATTACTAAGCAACTATCTGGTAATAACGTGCGATAATACTCCAACTACTTTGGAGGTAGATGAATCTTCGTTAACGGTCGTTCCGAAGGATAGTGTAtggttgaaatttgaaaaggtTTAA